The genome window AACCCACCAGGGAATACCCACACAGTCAAGTCCAGCTCCAAATGTGCTATAAATGGAACTTGGTGAATGATTTTTTCCAAATGTGGGAGTtgtgtgcacaaaaaaaaaacattactcaaACACTGCttatgtttttcctcttttgaaGTTCTCCCTCTGTTTCAGCCTTGGCCCGACTGCTTGATCCTCATGTCTGCCAAGGGCCTCGGCATAAACCCGGGCTATGCTAAGAATGAAGCCAACATGGGCTGCAGGCACCACGGTCTAGTCTTTCTCCTTAAAAACAATCTCTTCTTCTTATTCTGGCTTTTGTTCCTGGGATTCTCGTTCTTTCGCTCTCTTTCTTTCGCTCTACGGGGATCTACATCCATTCCTCCTCACAaggatttgtttttccattgCCTGACCTTTCTGCCACCTTCCCAAAGCAGTCAGCGTACAGGCCTGGTTGTGGATTGGCATGAAGAGGAGAGGCCCGCAGTGTAACCTTGCCAGCCTCCATTTGATGCTGCTTAAaccttttattacttttttctgtcctatTTACTGTGCTATTACTGCCACAGGGTGTCTCTTTAGGCACAGAGTTGAACGACACATTCGTGAGAAAAACCGCAGCAGTGGcttccaaataaaacatttttacatatttccaGAGACTATTTATGAACAAGTTGTTCTGATACAGAGTGAGATAAGTGCAGTGGACTTCTGTTGGAAGTTAGctgagaaataaaagaataacatCAATAAGCACtgatattttatattaaattataaatttaatataaatttacAGCCTTAATTGAACGTTCTGTGTTCTTCCTCAATATacagtgtttatatatatatatatatatatatatatatatatatatatatatatatatatatatatatatatatatatatatatatatatatatatatatatatatataaagatgaTTATGTAAAAAAAGTTACTTTCATGATCCAGTTTGATGAATAATTTGTCCTTTCTGTGTGATCTCCAGCTACCGGACCTATAGGAGGCCAAGGTACAAGGTAGCTTACAAGATGGTGACGGAAATGGAGTGGAAGTGTTGCCACGGTTACTCAGGGGAAGACTGCCACCAAGGTCCTCACGGGACCGTTGACACTCGGGTCAACGGAGGACAGACTCAAACCACACAGACCGGGGGTGGAAAGAAGGGTGAGCAAGGTAGGCTGGTTAAAGGAAGTTAAAAACCAAAATCATTCCAAGTGAAAAGGGATGACTTTATGCTccgtttacataaaaaaaacgacatttctttttttcttaaattgagGCGAGAGCGAGAGaatccagcagctgcaggacaCAATCACCGGCCTTAAAAAAGAACTCCACAACATGAAGACCACCATTGATGGCATCAACCAAAAGCTGTATGTGAATGTTGTCCATCCATCAAGTGCATGTATAACTGTGTGAAGTGTCATCACCTGCGTGCTTTCATTCTGTTTACACAAACCTGGCATGCACTGATATGTTAGTTTTTCTGCACTTCCTTAACCAAGCGTCTGAGCACGCTGTGTATAATTTACTGTGTGTTAATGTTTGTGGCTGTTGGTCAGTTTTGGAGAGCTGCTATCCTTTTCCACTCAAATATACAGACAGCAGGGGATAAATAGTTCATTCTGAACAAGATATTATGATTGCATGTAAATTAACTACAGAATCAGTGTCTTGCTTTTTGTCCACAGGATACTTCCCCGTTGCAGAAATGTGTTTAGGAAAACAATCCAGTGCTAAATGctcatgttttaatgttttatcccAGATCTGTATTTAAGCCCATACAACTCTACATGTTCTGGTTTATAGTCCCGGCCTGAATGGGGCAACTGTTGCCGCGGATTCAGCTCAGCCATTCATGAAAGAAACCATCAACAGCATCCAAACTAAGCTGGACCATCTCTACAACAGAACGCAGGTAATCCTCAACATCAGATTTAGCTCTGGTCATTGGCTGGGGCATTCCAACCCTTCCAGCGCATTTCTCCTCCGACCACAAGCCTCTCTTTTATTCATTTGAATGTATGTCTGGACTCACGATAACGCTGATAAATGAAATCCCTCTCCGTCTTCAGCTTTTTAGCAGGACGTTGAAGGCTTTAAAACTGACTGGGATGTGGGACTGTTCGCGATTTTCCCCAATCATGTCGAAAACCACCTGTTCTATTTGAAGAAATGCTACCCTAGAGCATAATCCTGCCATCGCCGTGTTTCACTGGCGCTCTTTTGCTGATGTGCAGTGTTGTCTCTGAGCCAAACATACCATTTGATATCAAACGTTTATCAGACAATAACTCATTTTCCCACAAGAATTTAGAAGCTTCTAgctctggatgttttctttggaaGAGAGGGCCTCTATCTTTCATCCCTACTTTTTTTAGTCCAGACATACAGTATGAACAATACAGCTGATTGTTGTCACATGTGGATCACAATCAGCACTTGTCAGAAATCTGTGCAGCTCCTTCGGTATTGCAGTCCACTTCTTGGCAACCTCGCGGTCTGCTTTCTGTCCCGTGCTTTCATCGCTTCCAGTTCGTGGAATGTCATTATTTCCTCCCTGTTTTCTATGGGCAGCATGTTATGCATTCATGACAGTGACATTAGGAAAAGACTGAACAAGGGAGACTTCCATTTGCAGCTGCATTGGGAACCGGACCCGTTGAATGGATACGACCAAAACACTAAAACACAGCAGCACGTCTATGAAGGACAGTATATTGCTAAGAAAATGGTCCACTCTTAATATGTTAGACTTGTTGTTGTTTATCTTAGATTTAATGTACCCAATTTTAAGACATGGTTTGAGTTATGTGACTTTTTTCTGTGTCCTGCtatgaaaacatgtaaaaactaAAGGCTGAGTTTCGTATCATCTGCCACGTCTGTCTCTTCTGTTAACTATGCACCAGAAGCATAGGCCATAATCGCTGATTGTGTGATTTAGGTCCACGATGAGACGCTGGTGACCATCAACAACCATTTGGTGAACGGAGGTGGAAATGAGTTGGATGGTAAAGCTGAGACAGGCGGAGGGAACCAGCTGAACACGCTGAAGGAGGAGATCCTGACCGAGCTGGAGCGACGGGTCTCTCTGTCCTGCTCTTCCTGTCAGGTAAAACTCATTAGACTGTAGTCAAATCAAAAAGCCATTTAGATACTGTTGTATAGATGGAGTGTAGATGTTGTCCTGCTGTACTGCTCATGCTGTACTGTTTGTGATCCATGCAGcctaaagcaataaaacctaaCGCGAGTCATGCAGATTgtcatacaaaataaaataaatacataactCTCTAACAAAGGTGAATCTACCTTTGATTTTTCTgaccatttaaacaaaaaaatgtcagaGGAAGTATAATAGTTGGGTCTTGTGCAAACTTTGATCAGTTATGCAATGTTTTGAAGAAACAAGATTCTCCAATATCGTAACTCTAATATAAGAGTTAAACCAATGATTAAATGGGAAAAGTGACACTACGGAGCTTTAGTGGCCTCAAGAATATATGAAAATTGCATCTATAtcataagaaaaaacaaaataaacatttctagaAAACTGCAACATGTTTTAtgtattcatattttaaaattttggacAAGGTCTTCCTGATAGTCATTTCCCTGTTTCTCAAACAATAAATTCCTCAATTTTCTCTCTTGCGCATTGACTAATGGCCTTAGCCCCTTTTCATTGCCATCCCCTGGatttaaagccccaggctttggtttCCTGGGGTAAACCATATTCTGGGGCTTTTAAGTTTGATGCATTTCCATATGCAAGGGGTCGTTTATGTAAATGTATGAGGATGTTGTGAGGAAAACTGCAGTACATATCCGGTCCAGTGGGTGGTGGCAAGAAGACACTATAGGCcaaaccactgatctctattcactggattgctgataggcctgaaaaactgaagtcactggccgccatcttgctactccctactctcacacaatcccataggatttggttgcaacaacaagcagttttctggctgtgggaaaacgtttcacaggtaattttacagtcagtggatgtactaacactatcaagtactgagaaagtcatgtgctgaaatattttgcatgctatatatatatatatatatatatatatatatatatatatatatatatatatatatatatatatatatatatttaaacaaaaaaatgtctgatatgactttctcagtacttgatagttttagtacataacataaaagtatatggcatttgacattttaaaagtcttaagccccctctgaacatgagaaaatcgttattcgatgctgtagcacacatattccttagttactggaggaaaatagggagtaccaagatggcggctggtggcttcacagcaaCGTGTACTACCAACGGcgaatcagcaatccagtgaataaatggAGATCGGTGGACcaaacagacaaaggcagacTGAGAAACTGTATCCTGCCACTCCAACTGCCCCGTATTAGCTGGGACCTATCGTAATTTGACAGGATTTGAAGGGTCCCGTACGGGACATATTGGATATTTGCGTTGCTCTGATCGGTGGTTCGATCAGCAGCCAAGCACTTTTTAGAGACAAAACTTTCGTTGTTTGTAATACGAGATAATTAGTGAATTGTTTTCTTTCAGGTGTGTTTCATGCCTGGTAAACAGATCACAGTCCACCAACTTAGGTTCACATGAACAGTCAGTCTTAGGTAAATATGTGCTTTCTGTGTGCAATGAAATTAAAGAGCTCCATTTGATCTTTAGTAATCCATTAAAATATCAGTCTTACAGAACTGtggcaattatttttttatatataaattattaacTTAAAATGCCGAAAACATTCAGAACAGGTTTTCACATTTCATTTCTGGTACTTGCAGATATTCcccacaaactttaaaaagtgctttatattcACGCTGCAGCTGCGATGAACTAATCCAGTCTTCAGGAAATCACAGACTGGTTGACTAAATGCTGCACCAACGTCAGTGGAGCTCTGCTGCTCCCGACAACTCTAAAAGTCGATTGAATATACACTCAACAccctgatgaactgactgcacagatgacatttggaggtgtactttctcCGCTAAAAATAACTCTTTTCTTTTGTACACCCATCTCCTTCCTGCTCTTTAGTTCTCCAAGCGGCAGACTGTTTTGCCTTGCTGCACACAACTCCTTCCCAATAAATAAAGCCATAGGCTTGATGTCCTGCACTTAGACCCCCGACCTTTTTCCgtaaaaataaaaccctggTAATCTGAAATTCCCCGTGCAAATTTGTCTCAAAACGTACGCTGcgcttttcacatttaatagaAAAGGGCATCTTGTTCAACAGGACACATAatcattttctctgttttatggAGAAGGATCCACGACATGACCAGAGAGAAACTTTTCCTTCAAcgggaaacaaagcaaaacatttcaCTTAGCAAGTGAATTATTTTCACCATTGATTATACAGTCGTTATGCTTTGCAACGTCAAATGTATGGCAGTGGTAATTGGTAAATGTCTTTGTATTGACCTTTTTATTGAGTTTGCATTAACTTGACGTCCCAAGTTATTGTCATATGATGATCATGTTTTCCTCCAGGCCGGTGTGGAGGACCTGAGACGACAGCAGGCTGAGGACAGAGAAAGGATCAGCGCCTTGGAGAAGAGGATCAGCTCCATGGACCAACACATCAGGCAGAACTTGGAAATCTTCCGCAGAGAAAACGAGCACTCCCAGGACTGCTGCGGCACCATCACCGACCTGGAGAAAAGGCTGTCGAATGTAGACGTGCGACTCACGTCCACTTCAGACAAGTGCGACAGCATCAAGGGGCGGCTGGATAAGGAGCTCGCGGGGACGGGTGGAGGAAAGGGACGGGTCACTGAGGATCGTTTTAACAGCAGGCTGAGAGAACTGGAAAAGAGGCTGAATACCACATTgaggaagacagagcagaggtgTACTAACACTGGGAGCAACCTGAAAGAAACCATCCAAAGAGATTTTACCCAGCTGAGTAATACGGTCCTTGGTAAGCTGGACGACCACACCTCTAAAATTGAAAACATAGACCTGGATGTGACAGATCTTAAAGACACAGTGACAGACCATAGCCGGCGTTTAAACCGGCTGGAGGGCATCACAACATTCCTTGACAAAAGGCTTACCTCCACCACAAAGATGTGCAATGAGACTTGTGGGCACAATGGAAAAGGCCCAGCAACAGATGAGACTGTAAAAACCTTGGAGTGGAGAGTTGTGACCAATCAGGAGCACATCAAGAGGTTTAACAACACCCTTAACAACCTGTCTCTGACAGGAGACTCCCTGATTGGCAGAGTGATCGACCTAACCAACGACATCAACAAGATAAAAGCTGTGACTGGACAGAACAGTgaacacttcacccgcattgtcACAGAGATGGACACTTTGGGCAGAGATCTCGAGGACTGTCTTGTTTGCCGCGACATCAAGCAGGACTTGCGCTTGCTCAACAGCTCCACGACCGTCGGCCTCAACAAGTGCCAGAAGGAACTGGATGATCTGCGGAGGAGAGTCGACTCCGGGGAATCCACCTGCTCACAGGTTTGCTCCAACCTTCAGGAAGAGGTGGGGCGACTTAGAGAGGACGTGGAGGAATGTAAAGGACAGTGTAAAACCAACATCGATGACCTGAAGAAACGGTTGGATGGTCACACTTTCCACAGTGGAAAATTAGGGGGCGATCTAAAATCCATCCAAGGAGAGTTGGCTAATGTCATGGTCACCTGTAACTCCATTAATAGCTCACTGAAGGACCTGGGACGGACTGTGAAGACACATGGTACCACGCTGATAGATCTGTCTAACACCAACGACAACACCTTCTCTGTGGTAAGCTACTGTAATATTATCACTAGTATTAAACCTAAAACAGTATATTACCACATTCCAATCTTATTTTTGATTATGGATAAAATAGAGTACCCCTTATTGCGAGTAGTTTACTGGAAAATTGGGCAGAAAAGTAGTAGGAAAATATCACTTTGCCTCTATCATGACAATCTATGTACTTCATCTGGTAGGTATAACATCTTGGTCATTAACATCTAGTGTAGGTCTAAAGATCCATTTTAACTACCGCTCTACTAGAAGAACCGCAGaattaaaatgtcacatttacTTTTGACAAGATACTAATATGTTTGATTATGATCAGGTGAAAACTATTGCCTTTTGGATAGACCCTTTAAAGGAGCGATACCTGATACTTCACCACTgggtggagcttgagcactgtctgtagaccaaaacaaggtgTGCATCAAGCCATTCCTGTCTTCATCTCGCTTCAGCACTCGGCACCCATTTCCCCTTACTCACCCATGagcctatttgcaaaggataaatacacaggaAAACTGCATCACCTAAACATGtttagtgaagaagtaagtaactcctAACTTTATAAcactgttagcaagagaacgctTAGATCTGACGGCCGTtctctccgccattttgtgcctggcggtGGCCTTGTATGGGCAGGGAGTGGGTAATCGCTGAGTGGCAGCTGTCCACGTCCAGGTATCTGCACATTACGCACGCGCAGTCGGCACGGCCATGTGAACgagagattggagaacaacacagagagatagtgtgtgacgtttaaccatagtccatctaaaaagatacctttagttctcacaaagctattttttttagttctttctatctaaaataatgaaattttgcttattgcttctttaaagtCGGCATAGAACTGACCATAAGCCCATATAAACCTGCTGTAACCTTGAACCCTATAAAATGCTTTGTGTTCATGCTTGATTATGTTGTTCGTGGGACCACCAACCGCCACTACTTTCCGAAAACATTATAGCTTTGCTAGGTTCGTCAGTAGAAGGTAACTGGACTTAATTTGTTGAttgttgaagatgtttcacCTTATATGTGAACAGCTTCTTTGGTTCTTTAacgtaaactttatttaaaaaggggcaGTACCGTATTTAAACATGATTGTCCCATTTAATGCGCTGTACCAGGTTATAGCTTTTAGCTCATTTACATCATTCAATATAAGCAAAGAAAGCTTAAGAACggttaaaaataatattaaaagagTCAATATTTGGTATTTCATACAAGGTCATTTTAGGCATTTATGTCTTTTAATGTTGTCGAGCATGGCTTACAGTTCATGAGAACCCAAAatgcagcatcacagaaagtaaaaacatttcttattacctataaaaaaaacaagttttaataCAGAGAAAGTTTATCCATGCACTGACAGTATATGAATCCAACACTTGGTTGGGTCTCCTTTTGCCTGAAATCCAGCGTCAGCGTGTTGCAGCGATGCCTGTATCAGACCTTACTAGTAAACtatcagctttatttatttcctgTGGTTGTTTggctttatatataaaaaaaatacatcaactCTCTTTTCTGCCAACCacaaaattgaataaaaaaatgtatataaatttcCTCATTCTTGTCTTGCTTCAATGTGAAATGACCCATTAGTCCAAAGCTACTTTGTCATCTtgcatttgaaacattttccatGAAATAAGACGGACCACCTGTCAAATGACCGATCTGCAtgcttgttttttattcatctgtATGACATTAAACATTGATTTTCTGTGCATACTGTAAAAAACATGGCTCAGTCAAGCATCCATTATGACTAACTTGGATATTTCTCTCATATTAATGCAGTTATGAAAGTATAGAAGTACAGCACAAAATGTTTAAGGTGGAGTGTGTGAGATGCCGCAGGAAAACAAATTGCGGCAAAGATCCAAAAACAGTCGGTGtgtgaaaaaggaaactttCAAACGCATAATACAtaaagtttctgttttctctttaaggTGAACAACTTGCAGAAAGAGCTGAGGGACCATGTAGACGACTCCAAGCTTCAGTTTGGCAATCTGGGCAGAGAGATCCAGATAATCAGGAGCAACTATGTGACGGAGGTGGGGGAGTGCCGGCGGTCCAGTGACGGCCTGGACCGCCGGCTCCTCAAGCTGGAGGGAGTCTGCGGCCGCTTGGACTCCTTCACACTCAGCCTGGAGAAAATCAAAGAGGGCCTGAACAGACATGTGTCTGGCCTGTGGAGCTGCGTTAATGGGCTCAATGTCACCGTGACGTCCCAAGGAGAGCTTATTGACAATATCCAGAACATCCAGCTGGGCCGCGTCCACTCCAGGATGCACATGCTGAACTCCTCTGTGCTGGACCTGGGCAGGCGGTTCTCTGTTTTCATGGAGCAGGACTTTAGGGGTGAGTGTAGGGGAAAGGGAGCATGGGATTTCACTTTTGGCCGAGAGGACGCACTTATGTGATGGAAGGCATGTTTGGCTGAGGTTAAAATAGACCAAAGAATGAATCCAGGCTGTCAACGTTTAAAAGGATTCACTTAAAAGCCTATAAAGTCTGTAGTCTGTCTAAAGGATAGCTTCCTGTAAACACAAGTGTGAAAGACGCATCTGGAGTCTAGCCGGGTTAAATGTCTTGGCTTTCTTGACTTAATGTACTCATTGGAAAACCCCTCAGAACCGTTATCACTGCCTAACAGGAATTTCCATGGGTGTCTCGGAGCCGCGCTATCTCTAAATCGTCTATTCCTTCAGGTCCACCAGGCCCTCGAGGAGAAAGAGGCGAGCCCGGACCGCAGGGTCCTGTTGGACCCCAAGGACGGGTGGGGCCTCCCGGCAAGGACGGCAGACAGGGACCAGTGGGACCCCCAGGTACAGAAAAACCAGAGGGTCTACCAGTGATCGGTCATGTTGAGCTGGCACAGTGTGCTCCTTAAAACATAAACAGTGTATTGTGggactttgtcacatttaatcacacatttaaatgtattttgttaggATTTCTGATAGAGACACGACGTAGTGCAGAGTTGTGACGTCAAAGGGAGATAAGAGAAGGTTTAAACTGGAAGTCGGTGTCAGGCGTTTCTTATCATCCCCTTTAACTCTGATGCAgttgaataaaatccagagcaaccaaccaaccaaggattcaggtcagggagaaagttgtgacGTTTAAAGCAAGTTCGGTTATCAAAAATTATCCCAGATCTGAACATCTGACGCAGTGTGTGTCAGACAGGCAACCAccaggcccatggtaactctggaggagctgcagagatccacagctcagggggagaatctgttgacagcaggcccgtattaagatgatgtggtgcccctgggcactataccctaaccctacccccccgccttacccgtgctgtcctccggtcaaaaacatcagacataatcaaggggatttcagtaatgtaatttactatttcctgacttacacaactacatgtaggcatatgagcagtgagcaatattcaaatatctcattttaaaatgttgaaatgaaaaaaatcttgatttatttatcatctattattattgtgacatcagtgttcacaaaacgaataatgcatggtctttcaacaatttcaagtaaataatataacaatttatgaaaaatatatttttaaagcatgtgtcatgtggtgcccccccatggttggtgcccctgggcactggcccactggtcCTTATGGACAATCCGGCCCTGGTCGACAGGGCCACTATTAGCCATTCATTCCAGATAGCTGGTCATATGGACGAGCGTGTCTTTTACGTGTCCTGCGGGGCCACAGCACCCATTTGGAAGGAggttctctggtcagatgagcccaaaatgaaacttttttgCTCTACAATAAAAATAGGAGGAAGTGAGGAATCGCCACACATCCTCCTGAAGATACCATCCCCCACTTTGAAAAATGGTGGAGGAAGCATTGTGCTGTAGGGAGGATTTTCTTCATGGGCTTATTGTTTGTGAATAATTGACAGAGCTGTTTTACAAAGTGGAATAGGCAAAATGCTCtatatgtgcaaagctggtagagtcATGCCGTTAACTTCTTGCAGGTGTGGTTGTGTTGAAAGATGAGTGTTGACTCAGGGGATCTGAACGCAACCCCCCAAAAACCGCCAACCGTGTTTTACTTCCTTCCACTAAACAATTATCTGCCACTTAGTGATGGTCTTACTCATGAAATCCCAATAGAATacaatgaagtttgtgattAGAATGTGACACAATTTGGAAAAGTTTAAGCGGTGGGAATATATTTGCCAGGCTCTGTATGTAGAAATGTCAGTGAATGGCATTGATGGACATTGATGTGTTTCCTCTTGCTTTCCAGGGCTCAGAGGAGAACAGGGTATGTGTTTTGCTCACTGAGCGGATGAAAGCCTTCACTACACTTTGTTCTGGAACTCTCTCTAAGCTCCTCTCTGGGTTTCTGCTTTATCAACAGGTCTTCAAGGGTCTGATGCCCACGTGCCACGCCTCTCTTTCTCTGCTGCACTGACACTTCCGATGCGGAAAAAGGGAACTATAGAGTTCAACGAGGTGTTTGTCAACGAAAATAATGCCTACAACCCTAAAACAGGTGTGTTTTAGTGCTTCGAGCCTTTCTATTGGTTTTTGACTCGGTTTATGGTGTGAAAAACTccagatgttttctttattctggTTCAAAGGTTCTGTTTGACAGATTTAAACATGAGCAGTTGTTTTCACTATAATTACTAgtcaaattaaatgaaaatctaGCCACCATTAGTAATCAGAATAACAAAGTTGTAATTAGTAATATTGTCAGTTTGGGATGATTTACTTACtgtgtgtgggtgtttttttatgttaacaaAATTAACCCT of Fundulus heteroclitus isolate FHET01 chromosome 15, MU-UCD_Fhet_4.1, whole genome shotgun sequence contains these proteins:
- the emilin1a gene encoding EMILIN-1: METLFYLLAFVLTRWCSGLGYAAESSIQAGQRAASRHRNWCAYVVTRTVSCVMEDGVETYVKPDYQRCTWGQCPRVAYRTYRRPRYKVAYKMVTEMEWKCCHGYSGEDCHQGPHGTVDTRVNGGQTQTTQTGGGKKGEQGESERIQQLQDTITGLKKELHNMKTTIDGINQKLPGLNGATVAADSAQPFMKETINSIQTKLDHLYNRTQVHDETLVTINNHLVNGGGNELDGKAETGGGNQLNTLKEEILTELERRVSLSCSSCQAGVEDLRRQQAEDRERISALEKRISSMDQHIRQNLEIFRRENEHSQDCCGTITDLEKRLSNVDVRLTSTSDKCDSIKGRLDKELAGTGGGKGRVTEDRFNSRLRELEKRLNTTLRKTEQRCTNTGSNLKETIQRDFTQLSNTVLGKLDDHTSKIENIDLDVTDLKDTVTDHSRRLNRLEGITTFLDKRLTSTTKMCNETCGHNGKGPATDETVKTLEWRVVTNQEHIKRFNNTLNNLSLTGDSLIGRVIDLTNDINKIKAVTGQNSEHFTRIVTEMDTLGRDLEDCLVCRDIKQDLRLLNSSTTVGLNKCQKELDDLRRRVDSGESTCSQVCSNLQEEVGRLREDVEECKGQCKTNIDDLKKRLDGHTFHSGKLGGDLKSIQGELANVMVTCNSINSSLKDLGRTVKTHGTTLIDLSNTNDNTFSVVNNLQKELRDHVDDSKLQFGNLGREIQIIRSNYVTEVGECRRSSDGLDRRLLKLEGVCGRLDSFTLSLEKIKEGLNRHVSGLWSCVNGLNVTVTSQGELIDNIQNIQLGRVHSRMHMLNSSVLDLGRRFSVFMEQDFRGPPGPRGERGEPGPQGPVGPQGRVGPPGKDGRQGPVGPPGLRGEQGLQGSDAHVPRLSFSAALTLPMRKKGTIEFNEVFVNENNAYNPKTGTFTAPLRGRYFFSGILTGHKNMKIEAVLSKSNVGIARVDSAGYEPEDLEKPMAEVKHIPGAVAVFNIILALEPGDTVCIDLVTGTLAYSPEPLTIFSGILLY